Part of the bacterium HR11 genome is shown below.
CATCTGGCCGTTCCGTCTGGGAAGTCGTCATCGAGTTCCATCGGCCCGAGATGGAGGAATGGTTCGTCGAGCGGGTCGCGGCCTTTCGGAACGTCGGGATGTACTGGACCGTCCGGGGGCCTATCCTCTCCGCCCACGTGTTCACGGATGCGCCCCCCGAGGCCCGGTCGCTTTGGGAAGAACTGGCCCGCTTAGACCCGGAAGTCCAGGTCCGCCAGCGAATCCTGAAATACCGGGACTGGCAAAGGCAGTGGCAACGTCGGTGGCGGCCCATCCGGGTCGGCCGCCGATGGATCGTCCGGCCCCCCTGGCGGGAAGCCCGTCCCGAGGACCGGACTCGACTGCCCATCCTCATCGAGCCCCGGCGGGCCTTCGGGACGGGCCTCCACGAGACGACCCAGCTCATGCTCCGCTGGATGGAGACCCTGGACTTGGAGGGTCGGACCGTCGCCGACGTCGGGACCGGCACGGGCGTCCTGTCCATCGCCGCCGCCCGCGCCGGGGCCGTGAAAGTCTATGCCCTGGACATCGACCCGGAAGCCGTCGAGGAGGCCCGGTCCAACGTGCGTCTCAACGGCCTGACGGACCGAATCGAGTGCCTCGTGGGGTCCTTCGAGAAGCTATCCGACGGGTCGGTCGACATCCTGCTGGCCAATCTGGAGTTGGAGCCCCTGATCGAGGCCGTCCCGGCCGCCGCCCGGGTCTTGCGGCCCGGCGGCGTCTGGATCGTCAGCGGCATCTTCCGAGACCACCACGACGTCTTCCAGGCCGCCCTCCGTTCGAGCCCCTTCCGCATCACGGGCCGGCGCCGCCGGGGCGAGTGGATGAGCTATCGGCTGGCGTTTCGCGATGCGGGATAGCGACCGGTGCCTGGATTGCCTACTCCGCCGGGACCGACCCCCAAGACCCATGGCCGCGACCCCGCTCTCGGGCGAGCGGGGCTTAAATCAGGGGCGTATCGCCCGACTGGCACCTCCCGAATTGCCGCATTTCCGGATTCCCGCCGCCGCCCTACCACCAGAAGGAGAGACCCGCCGCGAACGTCCAGCCGCTCAGGTCGATCGGCTGAAAGCTCGGGTCGAACTGGGGCCCGAGCTTGCCGTCCAGGCCGGTGTACTTGGCCTCCCAGTCCAGGGTCGCCCGCCGGCCGATGGGGATTTGCAGGCCCGCCATCACGTGCCATCCCAGGTCCTGGCCTTCGGCCCGGAAGTCTCCGAAGTCGATGAAGGCGTTCCGCCGGCCGCGGTTAAACACAAAGTCACCCGTCTCGGCGTACCGCCAGAAGTAGATGCCCAGGCCGCCGCCGATGTACGGGATGGCCTTGCGGCGGTTCCGACCCAGGGGCAAGAACTTGACGCTGACCTCGACGGGCACGATGCTGAGCTGGATGGTCCGTACGATGGGCGTACCGTCCGGATACACGTAATCCCGGTCCTCGACGTCCCGGTCCCGTTCGTAGAAGTACACGGCCGCGGCGACGTTGAACCACCGGCCGGCAAAGAGGTCATACCCGACGCCCAGGGTGCCGCCGACCATCTGGCCGGTCGTCAGGGTCGTCTCCTGCCGGTTGAGGTCCCAGATATCGCTCTTCCCCCGGGGGACGAAGACGCCCAGGCGGACCGAGAGCGTATCGGCCCAGGCAGGGGACGTCAGAAGTATTGCGCCGGCCATGAGACCCCACAGGCTTCGACGCATCGTAGCCCTCCTATCGGCGATTCGGCAGTTCGGGGAGTTCAGGAATCCGGCAGTCGGTCGTCTGGCTGGTCGGCAGACGGATAGTCCGGCCCTTTGAGAATGGAGCCGATACCCGAGGCCCGCTATCTTGGGATGAGGGCATTCGTGGACCTCTCGCAACTCCCGAACTCCCGGATTGCCGGATTCCTGTAGCAAATGCAGTGCCAAACCCGGACGGTGCCTGAATGCCGGGTCGGTGAGGTCCCGGCCGACTCGAGCGTTCCCCCGGCGGAGACACCTGTCCTACCTGGCGGTCAGGGCGGGGCCGAACGACCCCTTCGGCCGCCTTCCAGGGACTCCGCGCTTTCTCTATAATCCCATTCGGGAGTTCGGGAGTCCGGCAGTTCGGGAGTCGGGCGATGGGGGTGCCGGCGGTTCCATCGTAAGGTAGGGCATGAGCCAGGGTAGACCCGGAAGGCGGGAGAGCAAAGGGAGGAGCCGAAAAAGTCTTCCTCCGTTCCCGGTCCGCTCGGGCGCCTTATCCTCATCGCCCGCCATGCCGCATTCCCGAACTGCCGGACTCCCGAATTCCCGAACTCCCGAATTGCCGGATTGCCGAACTCCCGTATCGGGGAGCGGACGATGGACCCGACGCTCATGGAGACCCTGCGGATCGCCAAGAAAATTTTCCAGACCCACAAGACCCTCACGCTGGTCACTTCGGCCGACGGCCGGGTCTGGGCCGGCAAGGTCTACTACGGGGAGGAGGACGGCTACATCTACGTGGCCCTCGAGCAGGGTCGGAACTATCGGAACATCCTGGCCAACCCCCGGGTGTTCTTCGTCATCGAGCACGGCGTCCCGGACCGGTTCATCCAGGGCGAGGGCATCGCCGAGCGGCTCGGGCCTATCGAGGAACGTCCCGAGCGGCACATCATCTTTCGGAACGCCCTCGAGCTCGTCGTCTTTGCCAAGTCCTTCCCCGGTGTCGAGGTCTTCCGCATCCGGCCGACGCGGCTGTATGTCTCGGACTTTACGGGGGTCTGGAAACCCCGGGCCGAGGTCGAGGTCACCGACGAGGTCCTGCGGGTCTTTCAGACGGAGCTCAAGACGCGGGTGCCGGCCTGGAAGGTTTACTGGAAGGCCACCCGGCCCTTTGCCTTCACGGTGACGGTCATGCCGGTCCTGCTGGGGGCCCTGATGGCGCCTCGATTTTCGTGGGCCTGGTTCCTGCTGACTTTCCTGGGGGCCTTGCTCCTGCATGCCGGGGTGAACGTCATCAGCGATGCCTTTGACTACCGGCGGGGCGTCGATACGTGGCGGGTCCTGGGCTCGAGCCGGGTCCTGGTCGACGGCCTGATGGTGCCCGGGGCGCACCTGCGCTGGGGCCTCCTGCTGTTCGGCCTGGGATGCCTGACGGGGTTGGTCTTGACCTATTTCCGGGGCTGGCCGGTCTTGGCCTTCGGATTGGTCGGGGCCGTCCTGGGCTTCTTCTACACGGCCCCGCCGCTGGGCCTCAAGTACTGGGGTCTCGGGGACCTGGCCGTCTTTCTGGCCTTCGGGCCTCTGATGGCGATGGGCACGTACTATGTGCAAACGCAGGAAATATCGTGGCGGTTGGCCTGGCTGGCCG
Proteins encoded:
- the prmA_1 gene encoding Ribosomal protein L11 methyltransferase, producing the protein MRHSASGRSVWEVVIEFHRPEMEEWFVERVAAFRNVGMYWTVRGPILSAHVFTDAPPEARSLWEELARLDPEVQVRQRILKYRDWQRQWQRRWRPIRVGRRWIVRPPWREARPEDRTRLPILIEPRRAFGTGLHETTQLMLRWMETLDLEGRTVADVGTGTGVLSIAAARAGAVKVYALDIDPEAVEEARSNVRLNGLTDRIECLVGSFEKLSDGSVDILLANLELEPLIEAVPAAARVLRPGGVWIVSGIFRDHHDVFQAALRSSPFRITGRRRRGEWMSYRLAFRDAG
- the menA gene encoding 1,4-dihydroxy-2-naphthoate octaprenyltransferase — protein: MDPTLMETLRIAKKIFQTHKTLTLVTSADGRVWAGKVYYGEEDGYIYVALEQGRNYRNILANPRVFFVIEHGVPDRFIQGEGIAERLGPIEERPERHIIFRNALELVVFAKSFPGVEVFRIRPTRLYVSDFTGVWKPRAEVEVTDEVLRVFQTELKTRVPAWKVYWKATRPFAFTVTVMPVLLGALMAPRFSWAWFLLTFLGALLLHAGVNVISDAFDYRRGVDTWRVLGSSRVLVDGLMVPGAHLRWGLLLFGLGCLTGLVLTYFRGWPVLAFGLVGAVLGFFYTAPPLGLKYWGLGDLAVFLAFGPLMAMGTYYVQTQEISWRLAWLAVPIGLLTIAILHGNNFRDVGEDARAGYRTLAGLLGPRGSSLYYLGLVGGAYAATVVFVVLGWLPIWTLLVFGTVPYAWRNIRVAFQPARVAFTFLDLLTAQLHMLFGLALIGGLLLGRWVRP